One region of Juglans microcarpa x Juglans regia isolate MS1-56 chromosome 7S, Jm3101_v1.0, whole genome shotgun sequence genomic DNA includes:
- the LOC121241385 gene encoding phosphatidylinositol transfer protein 2-like isoform X4, producing the protein MVHIKEFRIVMPVSLEEYRVAHMFVVMKMSQQHTTGEEGIEVVENRPFEDNALGKGRYTNKIYRLQSKIPSWLTTFAPADALIMQEEAWNAFPICKSVMKCPYFPRFQLRIETVHRPDNGQSENVHGLSEEQLAAREVEYIDIASSEGNYWSYLVGNNNMDFSIFKSARTGRGPLLEGWQDRCDPVMTTYKLVTIDAPYWGFGYRLEQALIAVTPSWLQSFLIYKLSIKFIW; encoded by the exons ATGGTTCATATCAAGGAGTT TCGGATTGTCATGCCCGTGTCGTTGGAAGAG TATCGTGTGGCACATATGTTCGTTGTGATGAAGATGTCACAACAGCACACGACTGGGGAGGAAGGGATAGAAGTCGTAGAGAACAGACCCTTTGAAGACAATGCCCTTGGGAAGGGTCGatacacaaataaaatttatcgcCTTCAAAG CAAAATTCCATCTTGGCTTACTACTTTTGCACCAGCAGATGCTCTCATTATGCAAGAGGAAGCGTGGAATGCATTCCCAATATGCAAATCAG TAATGAAG TGCCCATATTTTCCCAGGTTTCAGTTAAGGATTGAAACTGTTCATAGGCCTGACAACGGGCAGTCAGAAAAT GTGCATGGCCTGAGTGAAGAACAACTGGCAGCTAGGGAGGTGGAATACATTGATATAGCTTCTTCTGAAGGGAACTATTGGAGTTATCTAGTTGGAAATAACAATATGGACTTCTCAATATTCAAATCAGCAAGAACAGGTCGTGGTCCACTTTTGGAGGGATGGCAG GATAGATGTGATCCTGTTATGACAACGTACAAATTGGTAACAATTGATGCACCATACTGGGGCTTTGGATATCGACTCGAACAAGCTCTAATAGCGGTAACACCTAGTTGGTTACAATCATTCTTGATATAtaaactttcaataaaatttatttggtgA
- the LOC121241385 gene encoding phosphatidylinositol transfer protein 2-like isoform X2, producing MVHIKEFRIVMPVSLEEYRVAHMFVVMKMSQQHTTGEEGIEVVENRPFEDNALGKGRYTNKIYRLQSKIPSWLTTFAPADALIMQEEAWNAFPICKSVMKCPYFPRFQLRIETVHRPDNGQSENVHGLSEEQLAAREVEYIDIASSEGNYWSYLVGNNNMDFSIFKSARTGRGPLLEGWQDRCDPVMTTYKLVTIDAPYWGFGYRLEQALIAGEKALFLESHRNCFSWIDEWYGMTVQQICELEQQSHSALNESRNLASRC from the exons ATGGTTCATATCAAGGAGTT TCGGATTGTCATGCCCGTGTCGTTGGAAGAG TATCGTGTGGCACATATGTTCGTTGTGATGAAGATGTCACAACAGCACACGACTGGGGAGGAAGGGATAGAAGTCGTAGAGAACAGACCCTTTGAAGACAATGCCCTTGGGAAGGGTCGatacacaaataaaatttatcgcCTTCAAAG CAAAATTCCATCTTGGCTTACTACTTTTGCACCAGCAGATGCTCTCATTATGCAAGAGGAAGCGTGGAATGCATTCCCAATATGCAAATCAG TAATGAAG TGCCCATATTTTCCCAGGTTTCAGTTAAGGATTGAAACTGTTCATAGGCCTGACAACGGGCAGTCAGAAAAT GTGCATGGCCTGAGTGAAGAACAACTGGCAGCTAGGGAGGTGGAATACATTGATATAGCTTCTTCTGAAGGGAACTATTGGAGTTATCTAGTTGGAAATAACAATATGGACTTCTCAATATTCAAATCAGCAAGAACAGGTCGTGGTCCACTTTTGGAGGGATGGCAG GATAGATGTGATCCTGTTATGACAACGTACAAATTGGTAACAATTGATGCACCATACTGGGGCTTTGGATATCGACTCGAACAAGCTCTAATAGCG GGTGAAAAGGCTCTCTTTTTGGAAAGTCATCGTAATTGTTTTAGTTGGATTGATGAATGGTATGGGATGACAGTGCAACAAATATGTGAACTTGAACAACAAAGCCATTCTGCATTAAATGAG AGCAGAAACTTGGCAAGCAGATGTTGA
- the LOC121241385 gene encoding phosphatidylinositol transfer protein 2-like isoform X1 codes for MVHIKEFRIVMPVSLEEYRVAHMFVVMKMSQQHTTGEEGIEVVENRPFEDNALGKGRYTNKIYRLQSKIPSWLTTFAPADALIMQEEAWNAFPICKSVMKCPYFPRFQLRIETVHRPDNGQSENVHGLSEEQLAAREVEYIDIASSEGNYWSYLVGNNNMDFSIFKSARTGRGPLLEGWQDRCDPVMTTYKLVTIDAPYWGFGYRLEQALIAGEKALFLESHRNCFSWIDEWYGMTVQQICELEQQSHSALNEKLGKQMLTTSTGD; via the exons ATGGTTCATATCAAGGAGTT TCGGATTGTCATGCCCGTGTCGTTGGAAGAG TATCGTGTGGCACATATGTTCGTTGTGATGAAGATGTCACAACAGCACACGACTGGGGAGGAAGGGATAGAAGTCGTAGAGAACAGACCCTTTGAAGACAATGCCCTTGGGAAGGGTCGatacacaaataaaatttatcgcCTTCAAAG CAAAATTCCATCTTGGCTTACTACTTTTGCACCAGCAGATGCTCTCATTATGCAAGAGGAAGCGTGGAATGCATTCCCAATATGCAAATCAG TAATGAAG TGCCCATATTTTCCCAGGTTTCAGTTAAGGATTGAAACTGTTCATAGGCCTGACAACGGGCAGTCAGAAAAT GTGCATGGCCTGAGTGAAGAACAACTGGCAGCTAGGGAGGTGGAATACATTGATATAGCTTCTTCTGAAGGGAACTATTGGAGTTATCTAGTTGGAAATAACAATATGGACTTCTCAATATTCAAATCAGCAAGAACAGGTCGTGGTCCACTTTTGGAGGGATGGCAG GATAGATGTGATCCTGTTATGACAACGTACAAATTGGTAACAATTGATGCACCATACTGGGGCTTTGGATATCGACTCGAACAAGCTCTAATAGCG GGTGAAAAGGCTCTCTTTTTGGAAAGTCATCGTAATTGTTTTAGTTGGATTGATGAATGGTATGGGATGACAGTGCAACAAATATGTGAACTTGAACAACAAAGCCATTCTGCATTAAATGAG AAACTTGGCAAGCAGATGTTGACGACAAGTACGGGAGACTAG
- the LOC121241385 gene encoding phosphatidylinositol transfer protein 2-like isoform X3, giving the protein MVHIKEFRIVMPVSLEEYRVAHMFVVMKMSQQHTTGEEGIEVVENRPFEDNALGKGRYTNKIYRLQSKIPSWLTTFAPADALIMQEEAWNAFPICKSVMKCPYFPRFQLRIETVHRPDNGQSENVHGLSEEQLAAREVEYIDIASSEGNYWSYLVGNNNMDFSIFKSARTGRGPLLEGWQGEKALFLESHRNCFSWIDEWYGMTVQQICELEQQSHSALNEKLGKQMLTTSTGD; this is encoded by the exons ATGGTTCATATCAAGGAGTT TCGGATTGTCATGCCCGTGTCGTTGGAAGAG TATCGTGTGGCACATATGTTCGTTGTGATGAAGATGTCACAACAGCACACGACTGGGGAGGAAGGGATAGAAGTCGTAGAGAACAGACCCTTTGAAGACAATGCCCTTGGGAAGGGTCGatacacaaataaaatttatcgcCTTCAAAG CAAAATTCCATCTTGGCTTACTACTTTTGCACCAGCAGATGCTCTCATTATGCAAGAGGAAGCGTGGAATGCATTCCCAATATGCAAATCAG TAATGAAG TGCCCATATTTTCCCAGGTTTCAGTTAAGGATTGAAACTGTTCATAGGCCTGACAACGGGCAGTCAGAAAAT GTGCATGGCCTGAGTGAAGAACAACTGGCAGCTAGGGAGGTGGAATACATTGATATAGCTTCTTCTGAAGGGAACTATTGGAGTTATCTAGTTGGAAATAACAATATGGACTTCTCAATATTCAAATCAGCAAGAACAGGTCGTGGTCCACTTTTGGAGGGATGGCAG GGTGAAAAGGCTCTCTTTTTGGAAAGTCATCGTAATTGTTTTAGTTGGATTGATGAATGGTATGGGATGACAGTGCAACAAATATGTGAACTTGAACAACAAAGCCATTCTGCATTAAATGAG AAACTTGGCAAGCAGATGTTGACGACAAGTACGGGAGACTAG
- the LOC121241384 gene encoding phosphatidylinositol transfer protein 1-like isoform X1 has product MVLIKEFRIVMPISLEEYGIAQMYMVTKMQQKNTTSTEGIEVLESRPFEDDVYGMGQYTSKVYRLQSKVPSWLTKFAPAQALVMREEAWNAYPSCKSVLKCPQFSKFQLTIETVHRADNGHSENVHGLTKEQLAARQVEYIDIAIPGKDCWSYLVGNCSIDFSKFKSERTGRGPLTKGWQDRCDPVMTAYKLVTIDAPYWGFGRRLEQTLLAGERALFLESHRHCFSWIDEWYGMNLQQIDHLMEQNKSMSDEQRPLKPARVTSIVHLNGKTPDGEGIHVKKYRP; this is encoded by the exons ATGGTTCTGATCAAGGAATT TCGGATTGTCATGCCCATTTCGCTGGAAGAG TACGGGATAGCACAGATGTACATGGTCACGAAGATGCAGCAAAAGAACACGACTAGTACTGAAGGGATTGAAGTATTAGAGAGCAGACCCTTTGAAGATGATGTGTATGGAATGGGTCAATACACTTCTAAAGTTTATCGTCTGCAAAG CAAAGTTCCTTCTTGGCTTACGAAATTTGCACCAGCTCAAGCTCTCGTCATGAGAGAGGAAGCCTGGAACGCATACCCAAGCTGCAAATCAG TACTCAAG TGCCCACAGTTTTCGAAGTTTCAGTTAACCATTGAAACTGTTCATAGAGCTGACAATGGGCACTCAGAAAAT GTGCATGGTTTGACCAAAGAACAACTAGCAGCCAGGCAAGTGGAATATATCGATATAGCTATTCCAGGAAAGGATTGCTGGAGTTACTTAGTTGGAAATTGCAGCATAGACTTTTCCAAGTTCAAATCAGAAAGAACAGGCCGTGGTCCTCTTACAAAAGGGTGGCAG GATAGGTGTGATCCGGTTATGACAGCATACAAATTGGTGACAATTGATGCACCCTACTGGGGTTTTGGTCGTCGGCTTGAGCAGACCCTGCTAGCG GGTGAGAGGGCTCTATTTTTGGAAAGTCATCGTCATTGCTTTAGTTGGATTGATGAATGGTATGGGATGAATCTGCAACAAATAGACCACCTTATGGAACAAAACAAGTCTATGTCAGATGAG CAGAGACCCCTCAAGCCAGCTCGGGTGACGAGCATCGTACATCTTAATGGGAAAACACCAGATGGTGAAGGCATTCATGTCAAGAAGTATCGACCTTGA
- the LOC121241384 gene encoding phosphatidylinositol transfer protein 1-like isoform X2, which yields MVLIKEFRIVMPISLEEYGIAQMYMVTKMQQKNTTSTEGIEVLESRPFEDDVYGMGQYTSKVYRLQSKVPSWLTKFAPAQALVMREEAWNAYPSCKSVLKCPQFSKFQLTIETVHRADNGHSENVHGLTKEQLAARQVEYIDIAIPGKDCWSYLVGNCSIDFSKFKSERTGRGPLTKGWQDRCDPVMTAYKLVTIDAPYWGFGRRLEQTLLAGERALFLESHRHCFSWIDEWYGMNLQQIDHLMEQNKSMSDERPLKPARVTSIVHLNGKTPDGEGIHVKKYRP from the exons ATGGTTCTGATCAAGGAATT TCGGATTGTCATGCCCATTTCGCTGGAAGAG TACGGGATAGCACAGATGTACATGGTCACGAAGATGCAGCAAAAGAACACGACTAGTACTGAAGGGATTGAAGTATTAGAGAGCAGACCCTTTGAAGATGATGTGTATGGAATGGGTCAATACACTTCTAAAGTTTATCGTCTGCAAAG CAAAGTTCCTTCTTGGCTTACGAAATTTGCACCAGCTCAAGCTCTCGTCATGAGAGAGGAAGCCTGGAACGCATACCCAAGCTGCAAATCAG TACTCAAG TGCCCACAGTTTTCGAAGTTTCAGTTAACCATTGAAACTGTTCATAGAGCTGACAATGGGCACTCAGAAAAT GTGCATGGTTTGACCAAAGAACAACTAGCAGCCAGGCAAGTGGAATATATCGATATAGCTATTCCAGGAAAGGATTGCTGGAGTTACTTAGTTGGAAATTGCAGCATAGACTTTTCCAAGTTCAAATCAGAAAGAACAGGCCGTGGTCCTCTTACAAAAGGGTGGCAG GATAGGTGTGATCCGGTTATGACAGCATACAAATTGGTGACAATTGATGCACCCTACTGGGGTTTTGGTCGTCGGCTTGAGCAGACCCTGCTAGCG GGTGAGAGGGCTCTATTTTTGGAAAGTCATCGTCATTGCTTTAGTTGGATTGATGAATGGTATGGGATGAATCTGCAACAAATAGACCACCTTATGGAACAAAACAAGTCTATGTCAGATGAG AGACCCCTCAAGCCAGCTCGGGTGACGAGCATCGTACATCTTAATGGGAAAACACCAGATGGTGAAGGCATTCATGTCAAGAAGTATCGACCTTGA